In Oncorhynchus clarkii lewisi isolate Uvic-CL-2024 chromosome 2, UVic_Ocla_1.0, whole genome shotgun sequence, one DNA window encodes the following:
- the LOC139380941 gene encoding protein THEMIS2-like isoform X2, with protein MAGTETVMSLQELIASLDKTGLPRILQVCSGVYFQGSVYELSGSEVCLSTGDLVKVIDIELLSVSCEDTSNNDKFELPINHADLFKLVPEEMPYSTVEEMVSLRPVGLDSCFPFTFTSRCELTLQNFTLGAGMAVTMLHIEQQDGGEESCVRCQLRGQQGASADVLIPFSCRGEFYECESDQTYTLQEILSSPHLCCRHFCFSKKTKHGASLVFSPIYQVQAIMHLRKNIVKFPSSLEVDVVDVTTESQDLTFVTPLTLLEVFAQPDEAFPTMAEILEHHEGQPLFRCTWLAELHKGHPLVLHKRGSSAMVLASGLKGRKARQYFLMSQSYGGRLRRRPREFESVYELYAASTQAPLLTVRVTRHSEELEEEGLLALSVGEQLEVLRCEKVKLPGGGTSQEEKNNQTVEVLVCRRLQEVDDDEEEDEEEKEESEVVHLPMYMQSHFVEKLTDNKKYSLKDLCKAFALPLDVKVVSGDAELEKDPLVGFSSLRLQEATIQPMVQASLPGKPERCFEIPTDWLNMSLSFTNDPLPLTQEYHLETVTEVTDSFYYEFRKLTASDEPPPPRPPKPKPSSRSNPPSASKPLSGSKPLSGSKSSKATPSPSHPDAPCLPPKSGTLSLLSDLSLDSKKAQRPPAPLPPDFKDDAPPLNPRKPMTDVKSGKAQPNTYIKSISHKPNNKAAKYEVQADEDSDHDYEQVDDKLRRAQDNFLFY; from the exons ATGGCAGGCACTGAAACAGTTATGTCCCTGCAAGAATTAATTGCATCCTTGGATAAAACAGGTCTGCCACGGATTCTGCAGGTTTGCTCTGGGGTATACTTTCAAG GCTCTGTTTATGAGCTGTCGGGAAGCGAGGTGTGCCTGTCCACGGGGGACCTGGTGAAGGTCATCGACATCGAGCTCCTGTCTGTCAGCTGTGAGGACACCAGCAACAATGATAAGTTTGAGCTGCCCATCAACCATGCAG ATCTGTTCAAGCTGGTTCCAGAGGAGATGCCATACAGCACAGTGGAGGAGATGGTGAGTCTGAGGCCTGTAGGCCTGGACAGCTGCTTTCCCTTCACCTTCACCAGCCGATGTGAGCTGACCTTACAGAATTTCACGCTCGGTGCCGGGATGGCCGTGACCATGCTACACATCGAGCAGCAGGACGGGGGTGAGGAGAGCTGCGTCCGCTGTCAACTCAGAGGCCAGCAGGGGGCTTCGGCTGACGTGCTAATCCCCTTCTCCTGCCGTGGGGAGTTCTATGAGTGTGAGAGTGACCAGACCTACACCCTCCAGGAGATCCTGTCCTCGCCCCACCTCTGCTGCCGGCACTTTTGCTTCAGCAAGAAGACCAAGCACGGGGCATCGCTAGTCTTCAGCCCCATATACCAGGTCCAGGCCATCATGCACT TGAGGAAGAACATAGTCAAGTTCCCCTCCAGCTTGGAGGTGGATGTGGTCGACGTGACGACGGAATCCCAAGACTTGACATTTGTGACCCCGCTCACTCTGCTCGAGGTCTTTGCACAGCCAGACGAGGCCTTCCCCACAATGGCTGAAATACTGGAGCACCATGAGGGCCAGCCTCTGTTCCGTTGTACCTGGCTGGCTGAGCTACACAAGGGCCATCCTCTCGTCCTTCACAAGCGTGGTTCCTCAGCCATGGTTCTGGCTTCGGGTCTCAAGGGGCGCAAGGCCCGCCAGTACTTCCTAATGTCGCAGAGCTACGGGGGGCGGCTGCGACGGAGGCCGCGTGAGTTCGAGTCGGTGTATGAGCTGTACGCCGCCTCGACCCAAGCGCCGTTACTCACGGTCAGGGTGACGCGGCACAgtgaggagctggaggaggaggggcTTCTGGCACTCAGTGTGGGCGAGCAGCTGGAGGTGCTGCGCTGCGAGAAGGTGAAGCTGCCCGGAGGAGGAACCAGCCAGGAGGAGAAGAATAACCAGACCGTGGAGGTCCTTGTATGTAGACGTCTCCAAGAAGTggacgatgatgaggaggaggatgaagaggagaaggaggagagtgaGGTGGTCCATTTGCCCATGTACATGCAGAGCCACTTTGTGGAGAAGCTCACGGACAATAAGAAGTACAGCCTGAAGGACTTGTGCAAGGCCTTTGCTCTGCCACTGGACGTTAAGGTGGTGAGCGGTGACGCAGAGCTGGAGAAAGATCCTCTGGTGGGGTTCTCATCCCTGAGGCTGCAGGAGGCTACTATACAGCCCATGGTCCAGGCCAGCCTTCCAGGAAAGCCAGAGAGGTGCTTTGAGATACCAACAGACTGGCTTAACATGTCTTTGTCTTTTACTAACGACCCCTTGCCTTTGACCCAAGAATATCACCTGGAGACAGTTACAGAGGTGACAGACTCATTCTATTACGAATTTCGAAAGCTCACCGCATCAGATGAGCCCCCACCACCACGTCCACCAAAGCCGAAGCCATCATCAAGATCAAATCCACCGTCAGCCTCAAAACCATTGTCAGGCTCAAAGCCATTGTCAGGCTCAAAGTCTTCCAAGGCAACCCCTTCACCCTCACACCCAGATGCCCCCTGTCTTCCACCCAAAAGCGGCACCCTTTCCCTGTTGAGTGATCTAAGTCTTGATAGCAAAAAGGCTCAAAGGCCCCCTGCTCCTCTGCCTCCG GATTTCAAGGATGATGCCCCTCCGCTGAATCCAAGAAAACCTATGACCGATGTCAAGTCAGGCAAGGCTCAGCCAAACACTTACATTAAGTCTATAAGTCACAAGCCCAACAATAAAG CGGCGAAATATGAAGTTCAAGCAGATGAGGACAGTGACCATGATTATGAGCAAGTGGACGACAAGTTGAGAAGAGCACaggacaattttttattttactga
- the LOC139380941 gene encoding protein THEMIS2-like isoform X1: MAGTETVMSLQELIASLDKTGLPRILQVCSGVYFQGSVYELSGSEVCLSTGDLVKVIDIELLSVSCEDTSNNDKFELPINHADLFKLVPEEMPYSTVEEMVSLRPVGLDSCFPFTFTSRCELTLQNFTLGAGMAVTMLHIEQQDGGEESCVRCQLRGQQGASADVLIPFSCRGEFYECESDQTYTLQEILSSPHLCCRHFCFSKKTKHGASLVFSPIYQVQAIMHLRKNIVKFPSSLEVDVVDVTTESQDLTFVTPLTLLEVFAQPDEAFPTMAEILEHHEGQPLFRCTWLAELHKGHPLVLHKRGSSAMVLASGLKGRKARQYFLMSQSYGGRLRRRPREFESVYELYAASTQAPLLTVRVTRHSEELEEEGLLALSVGEQLEVLRCEKVKLPGGGTSQEEKNNQTVEVLVCRRLQEVDDDEEEDEEEKEESEVVHLPMYMQSHFVEKLTDNKKYSLKDLCKAFALPLDVKVVSGDAELEKDPLVGFSSLRLQEATIQPMVQASLPGKPERCFEIPTDWLNMSLSFTNDPLPLTQEYHLETVTEVTDSFYYEFRKLTASDEPPPPRPPKPKPSSRSNPPSASKPLSGSKPLSGSKSSKATPSPSHPDAPCLPPKSGTLSLLSDLSLDSKKAQRPPAPLPPDFKDDAPPLNPRKPMTDVKSGKAQPNTYIKSISHKPNNKAAAKYEVQADEDSDHDYEQVDDKLRRAQDNFLFY, from the exons ATGGCAGGCACTGAAACAGTTATGTCCCTGCAAGAATTAATTGCATCCTTGGATAAAACAGGTCTGCCACGGATTCTGCAGGTTTGCTCTGGGGTATACTTTCAAG GCTCTGTTTATGAGCTGTCGGGAAGCGAGGTGTGCCTGTCCACGGGGGACCTGGTGAAGGTCATCGACATCGAGCTCCTGTCTGTCAGCTGTGAGGACACCAGCAACAATGATAAGTTTGAGCTGCCCATCAACCATGCAG ATCTGTTCAAGCTGGTTCCAGAGGAGATGCCATACAGCACAGTGGAGGAGATGGTGAGTCTGAGGCCTGTAGGCCTGGACAGCTGCTTTCCCTTCACCTTCACCAGCCGATGTGAGCTGACCTTACAGAATTTCACGCTCGGTGCCGGGATGGCCGTGACCATGCTACACATCGAGCAGCAGGACGGGGGTGAGGAGAGCTGCGTCCGCTGTCAACTCAGAGGCCAGCAGGGGGCTTCGGCTGACGTGCTAATCCCCTTCTCCTGCCGTGGGGAGTTCTATGAGTGTGAGAGTGACCAGACCTACACCCTCCAGGAGATCCTGTCCTCGCCCCACCTCTGCTGCCGGCACTTTTGCTTCAGCAAGAAGACCAAGCACGGGGCATCGCTAGTCTTCAGCCCCATATACCAGGTCCAGGCCATCATGCACT TGAGGAAGAACATAGTCAAGTTCCCCTCCAGCTTGGAGGTGGATGTGGTCGACGTGACGACGGAATCCCAAGACTTGACATTTGTGACCCCGCTCACTCTGCTCGAGGTCTTTGCACAGCCAGACGAGGCCTTCCCCACAATGGCTGAAATACTGGAGCACCATGAGGGCCAGCCTCTGTTCCGTTGTACCTGGCTGGCTGAGCTACACAAGGGCCATCCTCTCGTCCTTCACAAGCGTGGTTCCTCAGCCATGGTTCTGGCTTCGGGTCTCAAGGGGCGCAAGGCCCGCCAGTACTTCCTAATGTCGCAGAGCTACGGGGGGCGGCTGCGACGGAGGCCGCGTGAGTTCGAGTCGGTGTATGAGCTGTACGCCGCCTCGACCCAAGCGCCGTTACTCACGGTCAGGGTGACGCGGCACAgtgaggagctggaggaggaggggcTTCTGGCACTCAGTGTGGGCGAGCAGCTGGAGGTGCTGCGCTGCGAGAAGGTGAAGCTGCCCGGAGGAGGAACCAGCCAGGAGGAGAAGAATAACCAGACCGTGGAGGTCCTTGTATGTAGACGTCTCCAAGAAGTggacgatgatgaggaggaggatgaagaggagaaggaggagagtgaGGTGGTCCATTTGCCCATGTACATGCAGAGCCACTTTGTGGAGAAGCTCACGGACAATAAGAAGTACAGCCTGAAGGACTTGTGCAAGGCCTTTGCTCTGCCACTGGACGTTAAGGTGGTGAGCGGTGACGCAGAGCTGGAGAAAGATCCTCTGGTGGGGTTCTCATCCCTGAGGCTGCAGGAGGCTACTATACAGCCCATGGTCCAGGCCAGCCTTCCAGGAAAGCCAGAGAGGTGCTTTGAGATACCAACAGACTGGCTTAACATGTCTTTGTCTTTTACTAACGACCCCTTGCCTTTGACCCAAGAATATCACCTGGAGACAGTTACAGAGGTGACAGACTCATTCTATTACGAATTTCGAAAGCTCACCGCATCAGATGAGCCCCCACCACCACGTCCACCAAAGCCGAAGCCATCATCAAGATCAAATCCACCGTCAGCCTCAAAACCATTGTCAGGCTCAAAGCCATTGTCAGGCTCAAAGTCTTCCAAGGCAACCCCTTCACCCTCACACCCAGATGCCCCCTGTCTTCCACCCAAAAGCGGCACCCTTTCCCTGTTGAGTGATCTAAGTCTTGATAGCAAAAAGGCTCAAAGGCCCCCTGCTCCTCTGCCTCCG GATTTCAAGGATGATGCCCCTCCGCTGAATCCAAGAAAACCTATGACCGATGTCAAGTCAGGCAAGGCTCAGCCAAACACTTACATTAAGTCTATAAGTCACAAGCCCAACAATAAAG CAGCGGCGAAATATGAAGTTCAAGCAGATGAGGACAGTGACCATGATTATGAGCAAGTGGACGACAAGTTGAGAAGAGCACaggacaattttttattttactga
- the LOC139366603 gene encoding nuclear inhibitor of protein phosphatase 1-like, whose translation MATNATATNLPSFDCPTWAGKPPPGLHLDVMKGDKMVEKLIIDEKKYYLFGRNPDMCDFTIDHQSCSRVHAALVYHKHLKRVFLIDNNSTHGTFLGHIRLEPNKPQQVPIDSTMSFGASTRAYTIREKPQSQQGTNSATGDSKAGEDEEGSKGLLGLPEEETELENLTEFNTAHNKRISTLTIEEGNLDIQRPKRKRRNSRVTFNEDDEVINPEDIDPSVGRFRNMVQTAVVPIKKQKMERHGSLSMDDVVTRRIHNYTFGGGLYGDLPPTSHDGHPTGPPSGATILGGLPLPFPNPAPEVNLAPDAPQPPVTLNPVPVTGPYPSEVLNEPRKKKYAKEAWPGKKPTPSLLI comes from the exons ATGGCGACTAATGCAACTGCTACAAACTTACCATCTTTTGATTGTCCAACATG GGCAGGCAAGCCCCCTCCAGGACTCCATTTGGACGTGATGAAAGGTGACAAAATGGTCGAG AAACTGATCATTGACGAGAAGAAGTACTACTTATTCGGGAGGAACCCGGACATGTGTGATTTCACCATCGACCACCAGTCATGTTCACGCGTGCATGCTGCCCTGGTCTACCACAAGCACCTGAAGAGGGTGTTCCTTATCGATAACAACAGCA CGCATGGTACCTTCCTGGGACACATCCGCCTGGAGCCCAATAAGCCTCAGCAGGTCCCCATAGACTCCACCATGTCGTTTGGGGCGTCCACGCGAGCCTACACCATCCGGGAGAAACCTCAGAGCCAGCAAGGAACCAACTCCGCCACGGGGGACAGCAAGGccggagaggatgaggaggggtcTAAGGGTCTCTTAGGGTTACCAGAGGAGGAGACCGAGCTAgag AACCTGACGGAGTTCAACACGGCCCACAACAAGCGCATTTCCACCCTGACCATCGAGGAGGGCAACCTAGATATCCAGAGACCCAAGAGGAAGAGGCGGAACTCAAGAGTCACCTTCAACGAGGACGATGAGGTCATCAACCCGG AGGACATTGACCCCTCAGTGGGGCGCTTCAGGAACATGGTGCAGACTGCTGTCGTCCCTATAAAG AAACAGAAAATGGAGAGGCACGGCTCTCTTAGTATGGATGACGTTGTGACGAGGCGCATCCACAACTACACCTTCGGCGGCGGCCTTTACGGGGACCTGCCACCCACCAGCCACGATGGCCACCCTACTGGGCCCCCGAGCGGAGCCACTATCCTGGGCGGTCTCCCTCTGCCCTTCCCCAACCCGGCCCCAGAGGTGAACCTGGCCCCGGACGCCCCCCAGCCACCTGTCACCCTCAACCCTGTCCCCGTCACAGGCCCCTATCCCTCTGAGGTCCTCAACGAGCCCCGCAAGAAAAAGTATGCCAAAGAGGCATGGCCAGGCAAGAAGCCCACCCCCTCCCTACTAATTTAA